In Persephonella sp., the DNA window CGGAACAGGAAAGACCATTTCCTTTGCCTCCGTTATAGAAAAATACGGAAAGCCTGCACTTGTTTTAACACATAACAAAACCCTTGCTGCACAGCTTTACAGGGAGCTGAAAGAGTTATTCCCTGATAATGCTGTTGAGTATTTTGTTTCCTACTACGATTATTATCAGCCTGAGGCTTACGTGCCTGAAAAGGATCTTTATATAGAAAAGGACAGCTCAATAAATGATGCTATTGACAGGCTGAGACACTCTGCAACAAGAAGCCTCATAGAAAGACCGGACACAATTGTTGTTGCCTCAGTTTCCTGCATATACGGACTTGGAACACCTGAGTTTTACGAAAAACTAAGGCTTCATCTTTTTGTTGGTCAGCAGATGGATCGGCAGGAGCTTTTGAGAAGACTTGTTGAGCTTCAGTATGTAAGAGATGACTTTTCATTCAAAAGGGGAACATTCAGGGTAAAAGGGGATACAGTTGAGATACTTCCCTCACACTCTGAAGACATAATAATAAGGGTTGAGTTTTTTGGTGACGAGATAGACAGCATAACTGAACTTGATTTGTTTAATAGAGACATAAAAAGGAAGTTAAACACAACTGTAATATTTCCTGCCAGCCACTATGTTATACCGAAACCTGATATGGTTGAGGCAATAAAACAGATAAAAGATGATCTTGAAAAAGAGGTTGAGGAATTCAGAAAACAGGGAAAAGAGATAGAAGCAAACAGGCTGTGGCAGAGAACAAATTACGATATTGAGATGATGCTTGAGCTTGGAACATGCAAAGGGATAGAAAACTACTCAAGGTATTTTGACGGAAGAAAGCCGGGAGAACCACCTTACACACTCATGGATTATTTTCCTGATGATTTTCTGCTTATTGTTGATGAATCCCATGTTACGATACCGCAGGTCAGAGCTATGTATAACGGAGACAGAAGAAGGAAGGAAAACCTCGTTAAATACGGCTGGAGAATGAAATCTGCTTACGACAACAGACCACTGAAGTTTGAGGAGTTTGTCCAGAAGATACAGAGAGCCATTTATGTATCAGCTACACCTGCAGACTGGGAGATAGAAAGATCAAAAGGGATAATAGTTGAACAGATCATAAGACCTACTGGTCTTCTTGACCCTGAGATAGAGGTAAGACCTACTGAGGGACAGATTGATGATCTAATAAATGAGATATGGAACATAAAAGAAAGAGGCGAAAGGGCTATAGTTATTACACTTACAAAAAAGATGGCAGAAAATCTTTCAGACTATCTGGAGGAGAGGGAGATAAAAGCTGTATACCTTCATTCTGAGATAGACACAATAGAAAGGGTAAAGATAATAAAGGAGCTTAGGGAAGGAAAGTATGATGTAATAGTTGGGGTTAATCTCCTCAGAGAAGGGATTGATATGCCTGAGGTTTCACTCGTTGCTGTCTTAGATGCAGATAAACAGGGTTTTTTAAGATCAACAACAGCACTTATCCAGATAATAGGAAGGGCGGCAAGGAATATTCACGGGAAGGCTATTTTGTATGCTGATACAATAACTCCAGCAATGGAAAAAGCCATAGAAGAAACAAACAGAAGAAGAAAAATACAGCAGGAATACAACGAAAAACACGGTATTACGCCAAAAACTGTTAAAAAGGAAGTCAAAGATCTTATATCCCTTGAAGAAGTTGGTATTTATGAGTATGCAGAATATCTACCTGAAGATGTGGAAACAGAAGAGGACCTTATTAAAAAGATGGAAGATCTGGAAAAACAGATGTGGGAAGCAGCAGAAAACTGGGAGTTTGAAAAGGCAGCTGAGCTTAGAGATCAGATTGAAAAGTTGAGAAAACTTATCGGGGTTTTCAGTTAGGATTTTTGATAATCATCTTTAGTCTCAGAAGTTTGCGAATTAGCAGATCAGACATTTTGTTAAGCTGTTCAAATTTTTCTTGATTTACTTTATCTTTAAAAACGGAATAAGATATGGAATGAAAATCACAATGAATAGTATCTATCTCATTTAGTATATTTTTTACTTTAGTTGGTAGAGGGTTAATACCTCCTTTTAATTCGTTAAACTTTTTCCCAAACTGACAGGAGTGACAATCTGTAAGTTCTGGGTCTATATTACCGCTCAATGCCTTTCTCAGTTTGTTCATATAGATAAGATGATAAGATATAAAAATATCAATCTCATTCAAAATATTATTTTCGTCTTTCATAAATACTTACCTCCCCATAAAAAATTTAAAATTTTAATTTTCAGATTGCTACAGGTTTAAAGAAATGATGATTATTTCCGATAATTAACTAAAAATAATCAGAACCTACGGTGATAAAAATGTTTGTTGAGAATAGATGGGAAATCTTAATGATAATGTTTCTATTTTTGATCTTTGGGTTAATATTTTTCATTGATGCCCAGATGGTTCCGGATTTACAGCCTCCCCAGATTAATATAACTATAAATTTTTAGACATAAATGTCCACTTTATTACCCTTTATACCCTCCCCTTTTTTTTCCTCTTTATATTTTTTTTCTTTTCTTTTTCTGTAAACATTCCACAATCTTCTCTGGGATTTTTCATCTGTAACCGGCTTTATTTTGAAGACATATTCCAGTTGTGGCCAGTCCATAACAAACACCTCCACCCCTATAAATATATAGCCTCAAATATATTATTGCAAATAATTATATAACTATTTTTTTCTTTTTTCCTTTACTGACTGGGGCATTTCTAATGTGAATACTGTCAAAAGCCAGATGATAGTTATAACACCCAGAAATATAAATACCTGTTTGTGTCCAAAGTGAAGAAGATATCCTGCAACGGCACCACCGACAAAAGCACCTAAGAATTGTGCAGTATTAAAAACACCTGAAGCTGTTCCTTTTACCTGCGGTTTTGCGTATCTACTCATAAGAGAGGGCATAATAGGTTCAAGAACCATAAATCCTGTAAAGTAAACAATTATGGCTATCACTGCAGGAACAAACTGTGTTTCAAACTTCATAAATAATCCAAAAGACAGGATCAGTATTAATATGCCCAGTATTTTTACCTCTTTAATCAGTCCCTTTTTTTCGGCTATTATTGTTGTAGGAACCATAAATGTAAGACCTACAAGGAACATAATAAGATAAACCTTCCACAGATCCTCAACAGCCATAAACTGTTTCAGTATAAGTGGAGCAGACGTGAAAACAGCTGTTAATCCCATGTGGAGGGTAAACATGCCAAAATCCATCTTTAGAAGATTTTTATCTTTAAGAACTGTTCCAAGATATGATCCTGTAAATTCTGCATCTTCATGGTGAACGATAACCTTAGGTCTTGGAATTCCAAAAATTATGTAAGGTAGAGAAAATAAAGCCAATAGGGCTGTAAATCCAAAAACACCCGCTAAACCGTAGTGGGAGGCTATCCAGGGACCCAATACCATACCAAAGGCAAAAGCCATTCCAATTGAAGCACCGATTGTTGCCATTGCCCTTGTTCTTATCTCCTCTCTTGTTAAATCTGCTATAAGGGCTATTACAACAGATGATACAGCACCCATACCTTGCAGAAATCTACCTATAATCAAAAGGTAAATGTCCTGCTGCAAAGATGCATATGCAGAAAGAAGACTACCAAAAATAAAAACTATAGTTGAGAAAATAAGTATGGGAATTCTTCCTATTTTATCGCTCAGTAGCCCGTAAGGGATCTGGAAAAATGCTTGGGTTAAACCGTATGCACCTATAGCTATCCCCACGAGAAAAGAGGTTGCTCCGGGGAATTCGTGTGCATAAATACTGAGCACAGGCAGTGCAAGGAAAAGACCTAACATTCTGAGAGAGAATATAGATGCAAGACCAAGTGTTGCTTTTTTTTCCTGATCTGTAAAATCTTTGTCAATCAATTTGTGCACCTCTTTAGTTAGTAGATATTAACAATTATAATACTACGGTTATAGTTCTATTAAATGAAATATCTCATATTAGTCTTCAATACCAAGAAGCCCAAGTATTTTTTTAAAATTTTCCTCAGTTTTATTTTTCTTGTATTCCTTTGCAAGCTCTATAAGTTCGTTTTTATCAAAAGGAGGCAGATATCTGTAACCTTCATTCAGAATATACTGGAGAAACTGGTTCACATTCTGTATATTTTTTCCCATTTTTGATCTTTCAAAATCTATAAGATAAACATTCAAATTTTGATCAACAAGGACATTTTTATAAGGTCTGTGGAATTCTTCTTTGTTTATACCTAACTTATCAAGTATTCTTGCCTGTTTTAACAGTTTAGATATTATCACTTTGCCGTTTTTCTCATTTATTACCTCATTTAAAGGCTTTCCCTCAATATAGCTGTAAGCAATAAAATCTTCACCAATAAGAAAAAGCTTTCCACCTATTCTTTCTTTGTTTACTATTTTTAAGATTTTTCCCTCTTTCTGAATGTTTGGGATAAACTGGGGATCTGAAGCTACCTTGAAAGCAAGATCTTTTCCTTCATAAATTCCCCTGTAGACCTTACCCCTCCACCCTTTCCCTATCAGCTTAATATCTTTTATCTTATCTTTTATTTCATCAAATCTCATATTCGTATTGTTGTGAATAGAAGTTAACAATTATCTGAACTATCTCATCAAGATCATCAACAACCTGAAAAAGACTGAAATCTTCAGGTGATATAAATCCGTTTGTGAGGAGAACATCTTTTATCCACTGGACAAGACCGTTCCAGTATTCGCTTCCATACAGTATTACAGGAAAAGGTTTTAGCTTTTTTGTCTGTATCAAAACAAGTGTTTCTGTCATCTCGTCAAGTGTGCCATATCCCCCTGGAAACAGAACATAAGCTGTTGCATATTTGTTAAACATAACCTTTCTTGCAAAGAAATATCTGAAATTCAGGGTCACTGTGGCGTATGGGTTTGGCACCTGTTCCATAGGGAGTGTTATGTTAAGTCCTACTGATCTTCCTCCTGCTTCTTTTGCCCCTCTATTTCCAGCTTCCATTATTCCGGGACCCCCACCTGTTATTATGGAGAACCCTTTGGCAACGAGTTTTTTTGCAAGTTCTCTTGCTGCTTCGTAATACTTGTTTCCTTCTTTGACCCTTGCTGAACCGTAAAATGTGACGGCAGGTATAAACTCAGGCATTACCTCAAAACCATCAACAAAATCTCCTATAATTCTAAATAGTCGCCATGCATCTTCCTTTTTTAGTTCGTTAATAAAGTATTTTTCCATCTTTCCACCCTTATTTTTTTGTTCTTGCTTTATCAAGAAGTGTAACAGCTTCTTTTATTCCCATTGCTGCAGCTTTTTCAAGATCTTCTATAGCTTTTTTATACTCCCCTTTTACATAATCACCGTGTTCGTAGTAAAGTTTCCCTCTCAGGTAATATGCCTTAGCATTGTCCGGATTGTATTTTACAACCATTGAAAGATCATTTATAGCTTTTCTGTAATCTTTAAGCTTCAGATAAGCAAGGGCTCTCAGATAGTATACCTTCTCTTTTTTGTAGCCGTTTTTTATGGCTTCTGTTAGATAGGCTATTGCTCTTAAATAGTTACCTTTATCATAGTATATCCTGCCTATGTAATAGTAAAGCTCACCGTTTCTATAGCCAAAGTTTTCTGATTTAAGAAAATACCTTAAAGCTTTATCTGGATCTTTCTCAAAGTGGTAGTAGTAAGCTCCCGTTATAAAGTTGGCAACATCAAGAAATTTTCCTGTTTTTATAAGATTTTCCGCATATTCTTTTGCCTTTTTCAGATTTCCAAGTTTGGCGTAGATAAGAGAGATTTTTTTCAGTATTTCAGGGGATCCGCCGTAATTGTTAAGGTAGTATTCGTAGTATTCCAATGCTTTTTTATAATTTTGTTCTTTAAGGTATATTTCTCCCAGATAGTAAACAAGTTTTTTATTATCTTTTTTGATTTTTTCAGCTTTTTTCAGATAATTAAATGCTGTTTTGTATCTTCCGGAAGAGAAAGCTTTCTCACCAAGTTTCAGATAAGCTGTAAATATTTTGTCTTTTAGTTTTCCCTGAAGGGTTTTATCAGTATCAACAGCCTTAAGATAGTAACTGAGTGATTTTTCGTAACTTCCCTGCTTCATATATCTGTCGCCAATTTTTATGTAGCTTGTTGTTAGTTTATCTTTTACTTTATTTATAAGATTTCTGTCTATACTTACTGCTTTCTTGAAGTGTTTTACTGCTGAAAAATAGTTTCCTTTTCTAAACTCTTTTTCCCCAAGGCTCAGGTATAGCTTTGCTTCTTTTTCTTTCAGTTTTGCAGATTTTATTTTTTTGTAGTAGCTGAGTGCTGTTTTTAGATCACCGGATTTTTCATAACAGAAGGCTATATTTTTTATTATCTCAGGTTTGCTTCCAAGATAGCTAACAGCCTTTTTGTAATAGGTTATTGCCTGTTTGTATTTTTTTTGTTTTTTTAGATTTTCTGCAAATGTAAGGTATATCTGACCTAAATTTTGGCTTACCTCTTTTTTCAGATTTTTATCAATTTTGACTGCCTGCAGATAGTATTTTTCTGCACTTTTGTAGTCTCCCAACTTAAAGAATATATCTCCCAATGATTTATAAACTACAGGGTCATCTTTGATCTTAACTGCTTTTAGCAGATAGCTTTTTGCTTTATGTAATTCTCCAGTAGAGGCGTAAGCCTGACCTAACTTTTTGTAAACTTTAAAAAGTTTGTCTTTGACTTCAGATCTGCTTTCGGCTTTTTCGTAATAGGATACTGCACCTTCAAGGTCTCCTTTTTTCAGCTTTAAATCTCCTGCCAGTATTATTACATCTATATCATCGGGGGCTTTATTTAAAAGTTTATTTACAACCTTTTCTGCCTTTGATATCTCCCCTGTATCTATCAGTATTTTTCCGTAAAGTTTCAAGGCAGGAATAAACTGGGGGTCAAGTTTTAACGCCTTCTCAACAAAATCCTGAGCTTCAGGTATGTCAAATCTTGAGTAGGATTTTTTTGCAAGAGTATAGTAAACATACGGGTCATGTATTTGTTCTTTCTGTATTTCTTCAAAATCTATTTTTGACAGAACATAATCAATTTTCGGCAGAATATCCTTTCTTTCTGGGAATAGGTTTTTAGCTTTTAAGATAGAAGACAGGGCTTTTGTGTAATCACCTGTTTCCAGATAGTCGTTATACAGCTGAAGGTAAATATTGAAAAGCTTTTCTTTTATATCTGGGTCTTCTCTGTAGCTAAGGACAAGCTCATAGTATTTTCCGGCTTTTTTCAGATTTCCCTTTTTTGTGTACTTTTTTGCTGCTTCCTCTGAGAGGAATATTATCTTTCCTATAAGTTTTTTCTTTATTTCATTAAAGTCTTTGTCATCTTTAAAGGGACTGTTGTTTATCTCCTTCAGAGCGTTCTGGTAGATTGTTATATTATTCTCTATATCCTCTATAGAGCCGAAAAACTTTGCTGTTTTTAGATAAACATCTATTTTCTGTTTGAGCCTTCTTTTTTCCCTCATTAGGGTTTCAAGTTCTTTTTCGTTTACCCATTTTCCGTTGTAGTATATGTATCCTTTTGCTACTTTCTGGAGTATAGGATCTGTTTGAAGTTTGTTTTCAAGCTCTTTTATTTCACCTCTTTTGATAATTTTCAGCACCAGAAGATCATTGTATCTTTTAAGAGCCCTATCGTAAAATGTCTTTGCCTTTTTATACTCTTTTTTCTGGTAGTATCTGTCACCTTCTTCAACCATAGCTTTTGATAATTCGTAAATCTCTTTTTCTTCAATCATATGTATTCCGGCAAACACAAGGAAGGATAATCCCAGTAAAATAAGCAGTAACTTTGTTGTTTTGTTCAGTCTCCCCACTACTTAACCTCGTTAAATACTTTATTGTAGTATTTAAGGTGCTTGTTTTTCTCTTCAATAAATCTTTTTATTATCGGAGACAGTTCCTGTATTATTTTCCTGTCTTCATCTTTAATATTCATTGCTGTTGAGATTTCTTTGCTGAGCAGTTCTTTTTTTCTAAGGAACATATTAAAATCATCAATATTAATTCTTATTAGAGCTTTCAGGTTTTCAATAATCTTAAGATAAGCCATCGCCTGACTGCCTGTTACTTTTCCTGATTTAAAGAGACTGAAATTTCTCCTGACTTCTCTTATAACGTAAGAGTTTCTTTTCATGTCATTTATCAGCTGTCCGAAAGCTTTTTCAAGTTCCTGAAAGTATGTAAGTATGTATTCCTTATTGGTCATAAATAGCCATGAGTTTTTAATATCTTTTATATTCTTTATGTATAACTGTAGCATTTTTCTTACAACAGAAAATCTATGTATTATTTCTTCATCAAGAAGATTTTTTATGTCTTTGGTCAGATAATCAAGAAGAACATCTGTATGTTCAAGGGTGGCGAATATTTTCGAATCATTTTTTAAAAATGTGTCAATTACCTCAGTATCTCCTGCCTTTATTGCCCAGAACAAAAAGTAAAGAAAGTCCTTATGAAAGTTTACATAGTTTGATAAATAAAGTCTTTCAAGTATTTTTGCAGACAAAGTGTCTTCCATTTTGGTGTATGAAAGTTTACAGTATTCAATAGTTTTTGCGAGATACTCGTTTTTTAGATTTCTAATGTAGTTTTCCTTCAGATATTCTTCCTGATACTTTTTGTAATATTTCTTACACAGAATGGGAAGAACTTTTGGGTCTTGATTTTTTTTGTAAATGATCTCAAGTTCATCAGTGTCTAAATTTTCGTAATCAATACAGGAAGATGAGAAAAGGAGAAAAACAACGGTTACGACACCTAAAAATAATCTGCTCACAACCCTTCCCCTGCAGTTATTAATATTAATATATTCCTTATTTCTTTTATTGTGAACACTATCCTGTTCTCTGTTTAGCTAAACTTCTCAGTTTTTGCTGCTGTTTTTTTACATAGTTTAGTATTATGCTTTCTTCTTTAGATTTAAGATTGACAAATTTAATGCCGTAGCAGGTTGTTGTTTTCCTTTCAAGAATGTTTACCACAGTTCCTTTTAATTTCATATCCTTTCCATCAAGATGAAAGTTCAGCCATATGTCTGTGCCGATCGCAAGGTTCATTTTTGTTCTGAGAGATGAGTGTACGCAAATTCTTATGCCCCCTCCACTGATGTCCTTAGCATCTGCCGTTATCCATTTGTTTTCTCCAGGATTTGTAAGGGAGATTTTGCTTATGCTTACAGGAAAATCAACCTCAATTCTACAGTGTTGTCTTCTCTGGATCCTTTTCATCTCTGAATGATGGGGAATTTTCAGGACTGTTTTTCCATTTTCTGTAAAGATGTCTTCAACTCTGCCTTCAAGTATGTAGATTGCATCATCTCTCCTCAAAAACTGAATTTTAACTGTTTTTCCTTTTATGTCAGATATGTTTTTGCCCTCCATAAGCACCCAATACATAAATTTTTCATCTTTGTCGTACAGGGCAACGTCAACAGATTTTCCATCGTATGTGATCTTCCCACTCTGGAAAATTTCTATATCCTTTGTTGATGTTAACGGAATAAAAGATGGTATGTAATCAAATCCTAAGTTTTTTCTCATGTTTTTTATCAGTTCCTCATCATAGTCCGGTTCTTCCTGAACATACTGATCTACTACCTTTTCAAAAGATGCCTTAACCTCAAGGGATAAGAACGGGTCTCTTCCTAATTTTATTGAGTACTTCCACAGTATCTCACCTGCTTTCTCAGAAAGGGATTTTTCTTTTATGGTTTTCATAAAAAGTTTTTTCATAAATTTTTGTTTCAATACTTTTCTGAAATTTAGAACCACCAGAAAAACGAGAACTAAAAATAGGATTATAAAAATTACAATGAGAAGGTCTGTAGCTTCTGTATCTGTTGCGGCTTTAAAAGATCTTATCGCAGCTACTTTATCTTCCAAGGATTTTCTCGTGTTTTTGAAAATATAGCATAAATGAAAAATACGAAAATATCAATATATATAAGGGGGCATAAGCCCCCGATAGATTAAATATCGTAGTAAAGTTCAAACTCTTTTGGATGAGGAACAAGTCTTATAGCATCAACCTCTTCCTGTTTTGTTTCTATCCACATGTTGATAAAGTCTTCGTCCATCACACCGCCTTTTAACAGGAAGTCCATGTCTTCTTTGAGTGCATCAATGGCTTCCTGAAGTGATCCTGGTGTTTCTGGAATGTGTGCAAGCTCCTCTGGAGGAAGAGCATAAATGTCTTTGTCAAGAGGCTCTCCTGGGTGTATTTTGTTCTCTATTCCGTCTATAGCAGCCATCAAGAGTGCTGTAAACGCAAGGTATGGGTTAGAGGAAGCGTCTGGAAATCTTACTTCTATTCTTTTTGCCTTAGGTGATGCTGATCCCATTGGTATTCTAATGGCTGCTGATCTGTTTCTTGCAGAATAGGCAAGTCTAACAGGAGCTTCAAATCCTGGAACAAGTCTGTGGTAAGAGTTTGTCGTTGGATTTGTGAATGCTGCGATAGCTTTTCCATGTTTTATGATACCACCTATAGCATAAAGAGCTATTTCTGAAAGACCTGCGTACTGGTCTCCTGCAAACTGGTTCTCGCCTCCCTTCCATATAGAAAAGTGGGTGTGCATACCTGATCCGTTATCACCTGCTATTGGTTTTGGAAGGAATGTGACATACTTTCCGTGTCTGTAACCAACATTTCTCAGAACATACTTGTATTTCAGGACGTTATCTCCTGTTGTTACAAGATCAGAAAATCTGAAGTTTATCTCACCCTGTCCTGCTGTTCCAACTTCGTGGTGTTCCCTTTCTACAGTGATACCGACCTCTTCAAGGGTCTTCACCATGTCTCTTCTTATATCAAACATTTTGTCAAGCGGAGGAACTGGGAAGTATCCTCTTTTGTAAGGTGTTTTGTATCCAAGGTTTGGCATTTCTTCTCTGGCTGTATTCCACCAGCCCTCAACAGAATCAACCTCATAATAAGCGATGTTTGGACCATTCACAAACTTAATATCGTCAAAGATAAAGAATTCTGCCTCAGGTCCAAAGTATGCAATGTCTCCTATTCCGCTTGATTTGAGGAATTCAATAGCTTTTTTTGCGATCTGTCTTGGATCTCTGCTGTAGGGTTCCCTTGTGATAGGGTCTTCAACATCACATATGAGGGAAAGTGTTGGATCTTCAATAAATGGATCAATAAATGCAGATTTTGGATCAGGAATGAGAAGCATGTCTGATTCCTGTATTCCTTTCCACCCTCTAATAGATGATCCATCAAAAGGAACTCCGTTTTCAAAGCTCTCTGCTGAGAACTCATGGGCGGGTATT includes these proteins:
- the uvrB gene encoding excinuclease ABC subunit UvrB, with the protein product MAKSPFNIKLPFEPAGDQPKAIKQLYDNLKQGVKEQVLLGATGTGKTISFASVIEKYGKPALVLTHNKTLAAQLYRELKELFPDNAVEYFVSYYDYYQPEAYVPEKDLYIEKDSSINDAIDRLRHSATRSLIERPDTIVVASVSCIYGLGTPEFYEKLRLHLFVGQQMDRQELLRRLVELQYVRDDFSFKRGTFRVKGDTVEILPSHSEDIIIRVEFFGDEIDSITELDLFNRDIKRKLNTTVIFPASHYVIPKPDMVEAIKQIKDDLEKEVEEFRKQGKEIEANRLWQRTNYDIEMMLELGTCKGIENYSRYFDGRKPGEPPYTLMDYFPDDFLLIVDESHVTIPQVRAMYNGDRRRKENLVKYGWRMKSAYDNRPLKFEEFVQKIQRAIYVSATPADWEIERSKGIIVEQIIRPTGLLDPEIEVRPTEGQIDDLINEIWNIKERGERAIVITLTKKMAENLSDYLEEREIKAVYLHSEIDTIERVKIIKELREGKYDVIVGVNLLREGIDMPEVSLVAVLDADKQGFLRSTTALIQIIGRAARNIHGKAILYADTITPAMEKAIEETNRRRKIQQEYNEKHGITPKTVKKEVKDLISLEEVGIYEYAEYLPEDVETEEDLIKKMEDLEKQMWEAAENWEFEKAAELRDQIEKLRKLIGVFS
- a CDS encoding CZB domain-containing protein, which codes for MKDENNILNEIDIFISYHLIYMNKLRKALSGNIDPELTDCHSCQFGKKFNELKGGINPLPTKVKNILNEIDTIHCDFHSISYSVFKDKVNQEKFEQLNKMSDLLIRKLLRLKMIIKNPN
- a CDS encoding MFS transporter, producing the protein MIDKDFTDQEKKATLGLASIFSLRMLGLFLALPVLSIYAHEFPGATSFLVGIAIGAYGLTQAFFQIPYGLLSDKIGRIPILIFSTIVFIFGSLLSAYASLQQDIYLLIIGRFLQGMGAVSSVVIALIADLTREEIRTRAMATIGASIGMAFAFGMVLGPWIASHYGLAGVFGFTALLALFSLPYIIFGIPRPKVIVHHEDAEFTGSYLGTVLKDKNLLKMDFGMFTLHMGLTAVFTSAPLILKQFMAVEDLWKVYLIMFLVGLTFMVPTTIIAEKKGLIKEVKILGILILILSFGLFMKFETQFVPAVIAIIVYFTGFMVLEPIMPSLMSRYAKPQVKGTASGVFNTAQFLGAFVGGAVAGYLLHFGHKQVFIFLGVITIIWLLTVFTLEMPQSVKEKRKK
- a CDS encoding serine/threonine protein kinase: MRFDEIKDKIKDIKLIGKGWRGKVYRGIYEGKDLAFKVASDPQFIPNIQKEGKILKIVNKERIGGKLFLIGEDFIAYSYIEGKPLNEVINEKNGKVIISKLLKQARILDKLGINKEEFHRPYKNVLVDQNLNVYLIDFERSKMGKNIQNVNQFLQYILNEGYRYLPPFDKNELIELAKEYKKNKTEENFKKILGLLGIED
- a CDS encoding TIGR00730 family Rossman fold protein, which translates into the protein MEKYFINELKKEDAWRLFRIIGDFVDGFEVMPEFIPAVTFYGSARVKEGNKYYEAARELAKKLVAKGFSIITGGGPGIMEAGNRGAKEAGGRSVGLNITLPMEQVPNPYATVTLNFRYFFARKVMFNKYATAYVLFPGGYGTLDEMTETLVLIQTKKLKPFPVILYGSEYWNGLVQWIKDVLLTNGFISPEDFSLFQVVDDLDEIVQIIVNFYSQQYEYEI
- a CDS encoding tetratricopeptide repeat protein; protein product: MGRLNKTTKLLLILLGLSFLVFAGIHMIEEKEIYELSKAMVEEGDRYYQKKEYKKAKTFYDRALKRYNDLLVLKIIKRGEIKELENKLQTDPILQKVAKGYIYYNGKWVNEKELETLMREKRRLKQKIDVYLKTAKFFGSIEDIENNITIYQNALKEINNSPFKDDKDFNEIKKKLIGKIIFLSEEAAKKYTKKGNLKKAGKYYELVLSYREDPDIKEKLFNIYLQLYNDYLETGDYTKALSSILKAKNLFPERKDILPKIDYVLSKIDFEEIQKEQIHDPYVYYTLAKKSYSRFDIPEAQDFVEKALKLDPQFIPALKLYGKILIDTGEISKAEKVVNKLLNKAPDDIDVIILAGDLKLKKGDLEGAVSYYEKAESRSEVKDKLFKVYKKLGQAYASTGELHKAKSYLLKAVKIKDDPVVYKSLGDIFFKLGDYKSAEKYYLQAVKIDKNLKKEVSQNLGQIYLTFAENLKKQKKYKQAITYYKKAVSYLGSKPEIIKNIAFCYEKSGDLKTALSYYKKIKSAKLKEKEAKLYLSLGEKEFRKGNYFSAVKHFKKAVSIDRNLINKVKDKLTTSYIKIGDRYMKQGSYEKSLSYYLKAVDTDKTLQGKLKDKIFTAYLKLGEKAFSSGRYKTAFNYLKKAEKIKKDNKKLVYYLGEIYLKEQNYKKALEYYEYYLNNYGGSPEILKKISLIYAKLGNLKKAKEYAENLIKTGKFLDVANFITGAYYYHFEKDPDKALRYFLKSENFGYRNGELYYYIGRIYYDKGNYLRAIAYLTEAIKNGYKKEKVYYLRALAYLKLKDYRKAINDLSMVVKYNPDNAKAYYLRGKLYYEHGDYVKGEYKKAIEDLEKAAAMGIKEAVTLLDKARTKK
- a CDS encoding PilZ domain-containing protein; this encodes MEDKVAAIRSFKAATDTEATDLLIVIFIILFLVLVFLVVLNFRKVLKQKFMKKLFMKTIKEKSLSEKAGEILWKYSIKLGRDPFLSLEVKASFEKVVDQYVQEEPDYDEELIKNMRKNLGFDYIPSFIPLTSTKDIEIFQSGKITYDGKSVDVALYDKDEKFMYWVLMEGKNISDIKGKTVKIQFLRRDDAIYILEGRVEDIFTENGKTVLKIPHHSEMKRIQRRQHCRIEVDFPVSISKISLTNPGENKWITADAKDISGGGIRICVHSSLRTKMNLAIGTDIWLNFHLDGKDMKLKGTVVNILERKTTTCYGIKFVNLKSKEESIILNYVKKQQQKLRSLAKQRTG
- the glnA gene encoding type I glutamate--ammonia ligase encodes the protein MAMIQCQTPDDVLRVISEKGIAFIDLKFSDPFGQWQHLTIPAHEFSAESFENGVPFDGSSIRGWKGIQESDMLLIPDPKSAFIDPFIEDPTLSLICDVEDPITREPYSRDPRQIAKKAIEFLKSSGIGDIAYFGPEAEFFIFDDIKFVNGPNIAYYEVDSVEGWWNTAREEMPNLGYKTPYKRGYFPVPPLDKMFDIRRDMVKTLEEVGITVEREHHEVGTAGQGEINFRFSDLVTTGDNVLKYKYVLRNVGYRHGKYVTFLPKPIAGDNGSGMHTHFSIWKGGENQFAGDQYAGLSEIALYAIGGIIKHGKAIAAFTNPTTNSYHRLVPGFEAPVRLAYSARNRSAAIRIPMGSASPKAKRIEVRFPDASSNPYLAFTALLMAAIDGIENKIHPGEPLDKDIYALPPEELAHIPETPGSLQEAIDALKEDMDFLLKGGVMDEDFINMWIETKQEEVDAIRLVPHPKEFELYYDI